The nucleotide sequence AGAAGAAACCATCGGCGCCCCTAACGGATGTTCAGGAGTGCAACGGGTTCCAAAAGCAGAACATTGATGGGGTTTTTTAATGCCTTGTAAAATTTCTCCACTAATACACTCACTACAGGGAGAAGAAACGGGAGTTAATTGTTGCGAATTAAATCGTTTTTGAGCATCAAAATTAATATATTTCTGTTTAATTCCTAACCCACTTTGGGAAATTTCTCCCAAACCTCGCCATTGACGGGGGACAATTTCAAAGATTTCCTGAATAATGGTTTTAGCGGTTTCATTTCCTTCTCGACGCACGGAACGATTATATTGATTTTCGAGTTTATATTCACCGTTTTCTAACTGTTGAATACAGAAATAAATCCCTTGTAAAATATCAACAGGTTCAAACCCTGTTACTACAATAGGAATTTGATATTTTTCAACAATAGGTTCATATTCGGTATATCCCATAATGGTGCAAACATGACCCGCCGCTAAGAACCCTTGAACTTGACAATTAGGACTGGATAAAATAGCTTCCATCGCTGGAGGAACAAGCACATGGGAAACTAACAGGGAGAAATTCTTAATGTTTTGTTGATACGCTTGATAAACTGCCATTGCGGTTGTTGGGGCGGTGGTTTCAAAACCAACGGCGAAGAAAATTACCTGTTTTGTCGGGTTTTGTTGGGCAATTTTTAAACAGTCTAAGGGGTTATAAACGATTCTAACATCTGCCCCGGTTGCTTTAATACTTAAGAGGTCTTTTTCACTCCCTGGAACCCGTAACATATCGCCAAAGGAACAGAGAATAATATTAGGTAAAGAAGCGAGAGCAATGGCTTGATCAATAATATTAATATCCGTCACACAAACGGGACAACCAGGGCCATGAATTAAGGTAATTGCTGAGGGTAATAACTCATCAATTCCATATTTAACAATGGAGTGGGTTTGTCCGCCACAAATTTCCATAATTGTCCAGGGTTTTGTGGTTATAGATGCGATCGCTTTTGCATAATCCTGAGCTAATTTAGCATCCCGATATTCATCAACAAATTTCATAATATTTTTATAATAAATGGCTGAATTATAACTATATTATAATGACATTTTTAAATATTTGCTACTAATGAGCAATGGGGGAAATGGATAGGAAATAGGAAACAGGCAAGATGCCTGTTCCACTTCTCTCTTCCCTATTCCTTCTTTAACACTAAACTAAACTATGACCCAGTTTATAAGAGGTAATTGTTTTCATGTATTGAGCGCGTTCGTAGGCAGATTCATCATCACAATGGAGTTGAGACATAGAACCCTGCATTTGTTTCACGGACTCATATTCGTGTTCTTCCATCCAGTGTTTCATTTCATCTTCCATGACTTTAATATAATTAAACCCATGTCGAAGTAATGCAGAACAAACTTGAGTCACTTTTGCACCAGCCATTAACATTTTAATGGCATCATGACCTCGTTGAACGCCACTACTACAAGCTAAATCAGCGTTAATTCGACCATATAAAATTGCAATCCAACGCATGGGTAAACGCATATCATGGGGACTGCTTAAAACCGAACCCGGTTCAACAATTAATTCCTCTGGGTTAATATCAGGTTGTAGGAAACGATTAAATAACACTAAACCATCAGCCCCAGCATCGCAAAATTGTTTAGCCATATTCGCCATATTGCTAAAATAAGGGCTAACTTTTAACGCAACAGGAATACTAACTTCTGCTTTAACTTCTCGCAAAGTATTCAGATAGTTTTGCTCGACTTGTTCTCCGGTTAAATCAAAGTCTGTAGGAACATAATAAACGTTTAATTCAATTGCATCAGCCCCCGCTTGTTGCATCAATTGAGCATATTCCACCCAACCTCCAGAAGAAAAGCCGTTTAAACTCGCAATAATCGGAATATTCGTGCATTCTTTGGCTTGGCGAATATGTTCTAAATACAGTTCTGGCCCGACGTGATATTCATCGGGTTCTGGAAAATAACTTAAGGCTTCTGCAAAGCTATTGGTTCCATATTCTAAATGATGGTGCAGTTCAAATTTTTCTCGGAGTAATTGTTCCTCAAATAAGGAATGTAAAACCACCGCCGCCGCCCCAGCATCTTCTAGGCGCTTAACATTATCAATATCTTCTGAAAGGGGTGCCGCCGCAGAAGGAACGATGGGAGTCCGTAAATTTAAGCCGAGATATGTTGTTGATAAATCCATTGTTTTTTCGTCCTCGGTTTTAGATGATTTTTTCTGGAGGAGATCCCCCTAAATCCCCCTTAAAAAGGGGGACTTTGAAGATCTATATTTCTCCTCAAAAAGGGAAACTTTTAACATCCGGTTTGCACCTTTTTAAGGGAAACTTTTAACATCCGGTTCCCCCCTTTTTAAGGGGCTAGGGGGGATCTAACAGTTAGTGAGAAACCGGGTTTCTTTTCCTAGATTGTGATGATAACTAACAGTTAGTGAGAAACCCGGTTTCTAGTTTATACAGGGGTTGTTTCAGGGGGTTTTGTTTCAGAGGGTGGGGTCGATTTTGCCTCTGAATGACCGTTAGAATGCCCGTTATGCTCCTTAGTTTCTAAAGAACGAGCGGCCATGTATTCATACAGTTTCCAACGGGTACTAACGTCTTGTTGGGCTTCTTGTAATAACCGTTTGGCGTCTGCTGGTTTGCTCTTGGTCAGCATTTTGAAACGGTTCTCCGCATACATCGAAGGTTCAACGGTTTTCTTCGGTGATTTAGAATCTAAAATTAACGGGTTTTTGCCTTGTTCTTTCAAGTCGGGGTTATAACGATACAGCAACCAACGACCGCTTTCCACCACTTCTTTTTGATGGCTCATTCCCGTTGCCATATTAATCCCGTGAGCAATACAGTGAGAATAGGCAATAATAATCGATGGCCCGTCATAGGCTTCCGCTTCTAAGAAGGCTTTGAGGGTATGTTCATCCCGTGCGCCCATCGCCACACTCGCTACATAAACGTTACCGTAGGTCATGGCAATTAAGCCTAAGTCTTTCTTGGGTGACGGTTTACCCCCGGCGGCAAACTTGGCAACGGCGCCGCGTGGAGTCGCTTTCGAGGACTGTCCCCCCGTGTTGGAATAAACCTCTGTATCCAACACTAAAATATTGACGTTGCGACCACTGGCGATGACATGATCTAAGCCACCGTAACCAATATCATAGGCCCAACCATCTCCCCCAATAATCCAAACGGATTTTTTAACTAAATAATCCGCTAAACTCAATAATTGTTGAGCATCGGGGGAATGATTTCCCTGTAATTTTTGTTTAAGTTCAGTAACAAGTTGCCGTTGTTCCCAAATATCCGCTTCTGATTTTTGAGAATTATTGAGAATTTGGCTAACTAGATTATCCCCAACTTCACCACCGAGTTTTTGTAACAGTTCCAAGGCAAACCCAGTGTGTTTGTCGATGGACATACGGAAGCCTAAGCCAAATTCGGCGTTATCTTCAAATAAACTATTTGCCCAAGCGGGGCCACGTCCGTCGGCGTTTTGTGTCCAAGGCGTTGTCGGTAAGTTACCGCCATAAATGGAGGAACATCCGGTGGCGTTAGCAACCATCATGCGATCGCCAAATAACTGAGTTACTAACTTGACATAGGGTGTTTCACCACAACCGCCACAAGCGCCGGAGAACTCAAATAAGGGTTCTTGCCATTGTTGTTGACGAATCATGTCTGGCCGTAATTTTAACCGATCCGGGTTGGGAATACTGAGGAAGAAATCCCAATTTTCCGCTTCTTGTTCCCGTAGGGGTAACTGAGGGGCCATGTTAATGGCTTTTTTGGACGGCATGGATTTATTTTTAGCCGGACAAACATCCACGCACACGCCACATCCGGTACAATCTTCGGGAGCGACTTGAATGGTGAATTTTTCACCGCCAAAGGCTTTATCTTTAACGTCGGTAAATTTGAAGGTTGCAGGCGCGTTTTCTAACACTGCTGCATCATAAGCTTTACCCCGAATAACCGCATGGGGACAAACCATAATACATTTGCCACACTGCACACAGACATCGGCGTCCCAAACGGGGATATCTTGGGCAATATTGCGTTTTTCCCATTTGGAGGTTCCGGTGGGATAAGTACCATCACAGGGGAGTTTACTAACAGGTAGTTCATCTCCTCGTCCGGCGATCATCATGCCTTCAACTTCTTTAACAAAGTCAGGGGCAGCTTCAGGAACGGGTAAACCTCGACGCAGTAGAGACGTGCCATGGCGCGTCTCTACTTCATAAAGATGTTCTAGGGTATCGTCAACGGCTTTTAAGTTTAAGCGAACAATTTCTGCACCTTTTTTCCCGTAGGTTTTTTCGATCGCTTTTTTAATTTGATAGATCGCTTCTTCCCGTGGCAATACTTTCGCTAAGGCAAAGAAACACACCTGCATAATGGTGTTAATGCGGTTGCCCATGCCACTTTCACGGGCGACTTGGTTGGCATTAATTACATACAGCTTGATATTTTTTCGGACGATGGTTTCTTGAATTTCTATGGGCAAATGTTCCCAAACTTCATCGGGGCCGTAGGGACTATTTAATAAGAACGTTGTGCCGTCCATTGCACATTTAAGAACGTCTAATTTTTCAATAAATGTCCATTGATGGCATCCGATAAAATTGGCTTGGCTAATTAAATAAATTGACCGGATCGGTTGTGGCCCAAACCGCAGGTGAGAAACGGTAACAGCACCGGATTTTTTAGAGTCATAAACAAAATATCCTTGGGCATAATTATCGGTTTCTTCCCCAATAATTTTAATCGAGTTTTTATTCGCGCCAACGGTTCCATCTGCACCCAAACCATAGAACATTGCCCGAACAACGTTATCGGGTTCTGTGGAGAAGTTGGGATCGTATTCTAACGAAGTTTGGCTAACATCATCATGAATGCCAATGGTAAAGTGATTTTTGGGTTTAGTTTCAGCTAAATTATCAAAAATGCCTTTAACCATTGCCGGGTTAAATTCTTTGGAAGATAAGCCATAACGACCGCCGACTAAGGATTTAAGGTTTTTAATTTTAGCTTTGAGATCCTCGTTATCTCCTAACATCACTTCTTGAACGGCCGTAACCACATCTAAATAGAGAGGTTCCCCACTAGAACCGGGTTCTTTGGTTCGATCTAAAACCGCGATCGCTTTGACGGTTTCTGGCAGTTCTGCAACTAATTGTTCTCCCTTCCAAGGACGATATAACCGAACTTTTAAAACGCCTAATTTTTCCCCTTGAGCGTTCAAATAATCGACGGTTTCATGAACGGTTTCACAACCGGAACCCATGAGAATAATCACTTTTTCGGCATCCGGTGCACCGTGATATTCAAACAGTTTATAATTCCGTCCTGTCAGTTCTCCGAATTTATCCATTGCCCGTTGTACAATTTCGGGGGTTTTATTATAAAACGGGTTAACGGTTTCTCTGGCTTGGAAATAGACATCCGGGTTTTGGGCGGTGCCTCGCAGCACGGGACGGTCGGGGGTTAACGCCCGGTTACGATGTTCATAAACGTACTGATCATCGATCATGTCTCGCATGACACTCTCATCTAACAAATCAATTTTTTGAACTTCATGAGAGGTGCGAAATCCGTCAAAAAAGTGAATAAACGGAACCCGTGCTTCTAAAGTTGCCGCTTGGGCAATTAAGGCCATATCCTGGGCTTCTTGCACCGAAGCCGAACATAAGAGAGCGAACCCCGTGGCTCTGGCGGCCATGACATCACTGTGATCCCCAAAAATCGATAACCCTTGGGCGGCCAAGGAACGAGCGGCCACTTGGATCACGGCACAGGTTAACTCTCCCGCGATTTTGTAGAGGTTGGGGAGCATTAACATTAACCCTTGGGAGGCCGTGAAGGTGGTGGTTAACGAACCTGCTTGTAAGGCTCCATGAATGGCTCCGGCTGCCCCCCCTTCGCTTTGCATTTCTACAACAGCCGGAACGGTTCCCCAGAGGTTTTTATCACCTACAGAAGCCCAGGCATCGGCCCATTCTCCCATGGGTGAGGAGGGCGTGATCGGATAAATGGCGATCACTTCACTCAAACGATAGGCAACACGGGCAACGGCTTCGTTACCATCTAGGGTTGCATAATTTTTTGTATTCATTCCTAAAATTCCTCTAGCAATAAAACTTTGATCTGAATGCCCGTTAAACCTTAAATACAGAATTGTGGTGGCAATTCACGCGCCTAACTCAATTGATGCTTCTGCTGTTTAGTTTGAGTTGGTAATTTTTCTAATTCTGTAGTTAAACGGACAAAATTCTCCTTAAGAATTACTTCAGCTTTCTCTCATTACCCCAGTAATTGTTGAATTGGGAATTTCCCAGAGTCAAATGTTGGTCAAGATTAAACTTTCCTTAAATTTTGATTAAGGATTTTGCGGTCTACTCCCTAGATTTATATTTTAGATCATCTAATAAAAAAGGGAGAAATAGGATCACTGCTTAATGTTTTTTAACTGATCGTCACCATTTGTTGTAAATCTGTTAAGGTTTGTTGTGCGGCTTGTTCATCGACAATACTCAGGGCAAAACCGACATGAACAATGACATAATCACCGACTTGAACCTCTGGAACATAAGCTAGGTTGACTTCTTTGACCAGTCCGCCAAAGCTAACTTTCCCAATTTTTTCTAAGGGATCATTGCCAGAAATACTGAGCAATTGACCGGGAATCGCTAAACACATTGCTTTACCTATATTATTGTTAAATTTCTTGAAGGACAGAGGAGAGCTTGTTAGGAAATCAACACCTGTTCTGGGGGGCTGATTTTCCTTCTGTTTGGTGTGAGCCCCATCTCATGGTTCCATTATTAACTCACACTGATTAATTCTTTTTTTTATTTTAAGACTTTTTTCCAGAAGTAGGAAGTAGACTTACAATTGAGAATAGAAGTTGGAGTCAAACCCAGAATCGTCGAGATAAACAACAAAAGGGTTGTATAACCAACTCTTAACAAAGTCTACAATCCCTAAGTCCACAAACGTTATTCAATTGGTGATCATTTTGCTGAACAGAACAGAACTTTTTGCAACGGATCTGGCATTAAAAATCAGCAACAATCCATATCATGAGTAGAGAACTGAACTATGCAATTTTCTACGGTAACTGCTGCAAAAGCCGATAAACCCAAGGCTGAAACTGCTAAAGGGGGCGATAAACGATTTAAAGTCCTCGATATGACGATGAAACGGAATCAATATCGTCAGGACGCTTTAATTGAAGTGCTGCACAAAGCGCAAGAATCTTTTGGCTATTTAGAAGAAGAAGTTTTAATCTATGTGGCTCGACATTTAAAACTGCCCCTGAGTTATGTCTATGGGGTCGCCACGTTCTATCATTTATTCTCCCTCAAACCCAATGGTGCTCATACCTGCGTCGTCTGTTTGGGAACCGCTTGTTACGTCAAAGGCGGTGGGGATGTGTTAACCGCATTAGAAGCCAAAACGGGAATTAAAGCCGGGGAAACCACCCCCGATGGTCAAATTTCGATTATGACCGCCCGTTGTATTGGTGCCTGTGGTATTGCTCCGGCTGTTGTTTTTGATGGTAAAGTTGCTCCCCAAATTTCGCCAGAGGTGGCTTGCGATCGCATTGCGGAATGGGAGTAGAGAGGTTTTTAACAGGCTTTAACAGGCAAGATGCCTGTTCCACAATCACAATACAGAGCAGAGGAAACCAACAATTATGGAATATAGCGAATTATTAGAACTAGCCGAGAAGGAACAAAAAGCTCAAAAGCCGATCCGGGTTCACTGTTGTACCTCAACGGGTTGCGTGGCGGCGAACTCCTTGGGGGTGAAAACGGAAATGGAACAGGCCGTTAAAACGGCTGGACTTGAAGAGCAAGTGCAAGTGGTCGGTGTGGGTTGTATGGGCTTCTGTGGACGGGGGCCAATGGTGGAAGTCGAACCCGTCGGACTGCAATATGAAAAAGTCACCCCGGAAGAAGCGCCTTCTATTATTGAAGCCATTAATGGGGGAGAAGCCAAACCCGTCCAAGGCGATCGCCATCATCCGTTTTTCAGTCGTCAACTGTTAATTGTTCGGGAAAATAGCGGTAAAATTGACCCGGAAAAAATTGGCGAATATGTTGCCGTGGGCGGGTATCAAGCGTTATATCATGCCCTTTATGAAATGAGTCCGGCCGATGTCGTTGCCGAAATTACTAAATCAGGTTTACGGGGCAGAGGCGGCGCAGGATATCCAACCGGGTTGAAATGGGCCACCGTTGCCAAAATGCCTCCGAGTCAGAAATACGTGATCTGTAACGCCGATGAAGGCGATCCCGGTGCGTTTATGGATCGGAGTGTGCTAGAAAGTGATCCCCACCGCATCTTAGAAGGGATGGCGATCGCAGGTTATGCCGTCGGTGCAACCCAAGGGTATATTTATGTGCGGGCTGAATATCCCCTCGCCATTAGCCGTCTCCTAAAAGCCATCCAACAAGCCAAACGTCAAGGCTTTATAGGCAGTCAAATCTTTGGATCAGCCATTGATTTCCGCATTGATATCCGGGTGGGGGCGGGAGCCTTTGTTTGTGGGGAAGAAACGGCCCTGATTGCTTCCATTGATGGCGGACGTGGCACACCTCGCCCCCGTCCCCCCTATCCTGCCGTTTCTGGCTTATGGGGTTGTCCCACCTTAATTAATAACGTCGAAACCTTTGCCAATATTGCCCCCATTCTCAAAAAAGGCGCCAATTGGTTTGCTAGTATTGGTACAGAAAAGAGTAAAGGGACTAAAATTTTCTCCCTTACCGGAAAAATTCGTAATACCGGACTCATTGAAGTACCAATGGGCATTAGCCTACGGGAAATTGTCGAAGAGATGGGCGGCGGTATTGCAGGGGGCGGCAAAGTTAAAGCCGTGCAAACCGGAGGGCCATCGGGCGGTTGTATTCCCGTCGATTATTTAGATACTTCCGTTGATTACGAATCATTGGCCCAATTAGGATCGATGATGGGATCAGGAGGCATGGTGGTGATGGACGAAGACACCAGCATGGTGCAAGTTGCCCAATTTTATATGGAATTCTGTCGAGGGGAAACCTGCGGAAAATGCGTTCCCTGCCGCACAGGAACGGTACAACTGTATCAAATGTTAACAAAAATTCTCAATCAACAAGCGACTTCCGCAGATATTGAGAAAATGAAACAGTTGTCGGAAATGGTGAAAGCCACCAGTTTATGCGGACTTGGACAAACCGCACCGAACCCAGTTTTGAGTACCTTACGCTATTTTCCAGAGGAATATACGACTTTATTGAAATCGGAAGAAAACGAACAAGTTCCGGTGTCTTAAATTGACATAACGGAAATCGTTTTGCTCTGAGATTGGCGTTAGTTTCGATGAGTGATTAATCTGATGATTCGAGTGATTTATCGTTGGAAAGTTCAACCTGAAAAGCAAACAGAATTTATTCAAGCTTGGACACAAGCGACTGAAACCATTCGACATCAGGTTTTAGGTTCAAAAGGTAGTTTATTACTGCGTTCTGCCCAACATTCATCGGAATTTATTGCGATCGCACGATGGGAAACTTTAGAACACTGGCAACAATTTTGGCAAGGTGATCCACCCGATCCCCAAGCTTTTCAAATCATGCAAACGGTTAGTCAGTTATTATCCCATCAAGTCTGCGAGGAGATAGAAGATTTAACGCTTCTATAGGATTGTAATTCACCCATTACAACACACACTTTAAACGAGGGTAAGTTCATTATGTTTTGCGAACAATGCGAACAAACAGCGAGTGGAAATGGGTGTCATCAATGGGGAGCTTGTGGTAAAAGTCCTGAAGTTAATGCAGTCCAAGATTTATTAATGTATTGCTTACGGAGTATTGCCCCCATTGCCTTAAAAGCCTATGAGTTAGGAATTCCAAATCGGGAACTGGATCGTTTTACCTGTGAATCGATCTTTTCTACGATGACGAATGTTAACTTCAATACGAAGCGATTTTCTGACGCTGCCAAAGAAGCATTACACTTTCGAGAAACTTTAAAACAAGCCGTTGAAAACCAAAATCAAACCCCCATTCAATGGCCAGAAATTTGTTCTTATCAGCCAAATTTTGAAGAAAGTTTAGCCGAACAAGGACAACAGTTTGCTTTAGATTTAATTCAAAAAGCCAGTGGGAATATTGACATTTATTCCCTGCAATTAACGACCATTTACGGGTTAAAAGGATTAGCCTCTTACACCTTCCACGCCTACGAATTAGGGCAAGAAGATGAAAAGATTTATCAGTTCATCTATGAAGCCTTAGCTGCTTTAGATCAGCAAGATTTAGACTTAAATGCTTGGGTCGGTTTAGCGTTAAAAGTCGGAGAACTGAACCTGCGGGCG is from Planktothrix sp. FACHB-1365 and encodes:
- a CDS encoding dihydroorotate dehydrogenase-like protein: MDLSTTYLGLNLRTPIVPSAAAPLSEDIDNVKRLEDAGAAAVVLHSLFEEQLLREKFELHHHLEYGTNSFAEALSYFPEPDEYHVGPELYLEHIRQAKECTNIPIIASLNGFSSGGWVEYAQLMQQAGADAIELNVYYVPTDFDLTGEQVEQNYLNTLREVKAEVSIPVALKVSPYFSNMANMAKQFCDAGADGLVLFNRFLQPDINPEELIVEPGSVLSSPHDMRLPMRWIAILYGRINADLACSSGVQRGHDAIKMLMAGAKVTQVCSALLRHGFNYIKVMEDEMKHWMEEHEYESVKQMQGSMSQLHCDDESAYERAQYMKTITSYKLGHSLV
- the hoxE gene encoding bidirectional hydrogenase complex protein HoxE, with the translated sequence MQFSTVTAAKADKPKAETAKGGDKRFKVLDMTMKRNQYRQDALIEVLHKAQESFGYLEEEVLIYVARHLKLPLSYVYGVATFYHLFSLKPNGAHTCVVCLGTACYVKGGGDVLTALEAKTGIKAGETTPDGQISIMTARCIGACGIAPAVVFDGKVAPQISPEVACDRIAEWE
- a CDS encoding NuoF family protein, coding for MEYSELLELAEKEQKAQKPIRVHCCTSTGCVAANSLGVKTEMEQAVKTAGLEEQVQVVGVGCMGFCGRGPMVEVEPVGLQYEKVTPEEAPSIIEAINGGEAKPVQGDRHHPFFSRQLLIVRENSGKIDPEKIGEYVAVGGYQALYHALYEMSPADVVAEITKSGLRGRGGAGYPTGLKWATVAKMPPSQKYVICNADEGDPGAFMDRSVLESDPHRILEGMAIAGYAVGATQGYIYVRAEYPLAISRLLKAIQQAKRQGFIGSQIFGSAIDFRIDIRVGAGAFVCGEETALIASIDGGRGTPRPRPPYPAVSGLWGCPTLINNVETFANIAPILKKGANWFASIGTEKSKGTKIFSLTGKIRNTGLIEVPMGISLREIVEEMGGGIAGGGKVKAVQTGGPSGGCIPVDYLDTSVDYESLAQLGSMMGSGGMVVMDEDTSMVQVAQFYMEFCRGETCGKCVPCRTGTVQLYQMLTKILNQQATSADIEKMKQLSEMVKATSLCGLGQTAPNPVLSTLRYFPEEYTTLLKSEENEQVPVS
- the nifJ gene encoding pyruvate:ferredoxin (flavodoxin) oxidoreductase, translated to MNTKNYATLDGNEAVARVAYRLSEVIAIYPITPSSPMGEWADAWASVGDKNLWGTVPAVVEMQSEGGAAGAIHGALQAGSLTTTFTASQGLMLMLPNLYKIAGELTCAVIQVAARSLAAQGLSIFGDHSDVMAARATGFALLCSASVQEAQDMALIAQAATLEARVPFIHFFDGFRTSHEVQKIDLLDESVMRDMIDDQYVYEHRNRALTPDRPVLRGTAQNPDVYFQARETVNPFYNKTPEIVQRAMDKFGELTGRNYKLFEYHGAPDAEKVIILMGSGCETVHETVDYLNAQGEKLGVLKVRLYRPWKGEQLVAELPETVKAIAVLDRTKEPGSSGEPLYLDVVTAVQEVMLGDNEDLKAKIKNLKSLVGGRYGLSSKEFNPAMVKGIFDNLAETKPKNHFTIGIHDDVSQTSLEYDPNFSTEPDNVVRAMFYGLGADGTVGANKNSIKIIGEETDNYAQGYFVYDSKKSGAVTVSHLRFGPQPIRSIYLISQANFIGCHQWTFIEKLDVLKCAMDGTTFLLNSPYGPDEVWEHLPIEIQETIVRKNIKLYVINANQVARESGMGNRINTIMQVCFFALAKVLPREEAIYQIKKAIEKTYGKKGAEIVRLNLKAVDDTLEHLYEVETRHGTSLLRRGLPVPEAAPDFVKEVEGMMIAGRGDELPVSKLPCDGTYPTGTSKWEKRNIAQDIPVWDADVCVQCGKCIMVCPHAVIRGKAYDAAVLENAPATFKFTDVKDKAFGGEKFTIQVAPEDCTGCGVCVDVCPAKNKSMPSKKAINMAPQLPLREQEAENWDFFLSIPNPDRLKLRPDMIRQQQWQEPLFEFSGACGGCGETPYVKLVTQLFGDRMMVANATGCSSIYGGNLPTTPWTQNADGRGPAWANSLFEDNAEFGLGFRMSIDKHTGFALELLQKLGGEVGDNLVSQILNNSQKSEADIWEQRQLVTELKQKLQGNHSPDAQQLLSLADYLVKKSVWIIGGDGWAYDIGYGGLDHVIASGRNVNILVLDTEVYSNTGGQSSKATPRGAVAKFAAGGKPSPKKDLGLIAMTYGNVYVASVAMGARDEHTLKAFLEAEAYDGPSIIIAYSHCIAHGINMATGMSHQKEVVESGRWLLYRYNPDLKEQGKNPLILDSKSPKKTVEPSMYAENRFKMLTKSKPADAKRLLQEAQQDVSTRWKLYEYMAARSLETKEHNGHSNGHSEAKSTPPSETKPPETTPV
- a CDS encoding antibiotic biosynthesis monooxygenase; the encoded protein is MIRVIYRWKVQPEKQTEFIQAWTQATETIRHQVLGSKGSLLLRSAQHSSEFIAIARWETLEHWQQFWQGDPPDPQAFQIMQTVSQLLSHQVCEEIEDLTLL
- a CDS encoding HypC/HybG/HupF family hydrogenase formation chaperone, with product MCLAIPGQLLSISGNDPLEKIGKVSFGGLVKEVNLAYVPEVQVGDYVIVHVGFALSIVDEQAAQQTLTDLQQMVTIS
- the hypD gene encoding hydrogenase formation protein HypD gives rise to the protein MKFVDEYRDAKLAQDYAKAIASITTKPWTIMEICGGQTHSIVKYGIDELLPSAITLIHGPGCPVCVTDINIIDQAIALASLPNIILCSFGDMLRVPGSEKDLLSIKATGADVRIVYNPLDCLKIAQQNPTKQVIFFAVGFETTAPTTAMAVYQAYQQNIKNFSLLVSHVLVPPAMEAILSSPNCQVQGFLAAGHVCTIMGYTEYEPIVEKYQIPIVVTGFEPVDILQGIYFCIQQLENGEYKLENQYNRSVRREGNETAKTIIQEIFEIVPRQWRGLGEISQSGLGIKQKYINFDAQKRFNSQQLTPVSSPCSECISGEILQGIKKPHQCSAFGTRCTPEHPLGAPMVSSEGACAAYYRYRQQHNKIAVTL